The region CCTTTCTAAAGGGGTTTCGGCCCTTAATCAAAAAAAATACTCCCAAGCGATTCAAGATCTCACTGAAGCTTTAAGGGAAAAAACCAATGACCTCGACGCAACCTACTATCTTGGGGTGGCCTTGAACAAAGCGGGAAGAAACCAAGAAGCTGAAACCAACTTAAAGAAGGTGCTGAAGCTGGACCCTTCATATGGGCGGGCTCATTTTAATTTGGGAATAGTGGAATACGAATTAAAAAAATATCCAGATGCGCTTCAAAATTTACAGCAAGCCGAAAAAGAAGACCCGGGTAACCCCCTTATTCCCTATTACCAAGGTCTTACTTACCACCATAGAGGAGATTATGAGCGGTCTTCTCCTAAATTTCTGCGGGCCGCAGTCCTTGCTCCGGATCTAGGACTAACCGCCCATTATTACGCAGGAGTAGGTTTTTATCACCGCGGTTTAGTGGAGGAAGCCAGGGATGAACTCCAGGAAGTAGTCAGGATTGACCCTGCCTCAGAGGTCGCTCGATCCGCCCAAGAATTTTTGAAAAACTTAGAACCACATAAAAAGAAAGCAAAACCCTGGGATGTCACCTTAAGCACAGCCTACCAATACGACAGCAATGTGGTTTTACTTCCCGGAGGATCCCCCCTTCCTACAGGAATTTCTCAACAGCACGATCACCGGTTTGTGATATTTGGACGGGGGGGTTACCGAATCTTTGAAAGGTCTCAATGGTCCGGAGGAGCAAGTTATGATTTTTACCAAAGCTTTCACACGGAACTCAATGCATTTAATGTCCAAAACCATGGGGGATCGGCATTTGTCCAGTACCATCAGAAAAGATGGCAGTTGAGAATCCCCTATAAATTTAATTTTGCATTGGTAGATGGGGATTCTTTTCTTTTGTCTCATACCATCAAACCGCTCCTGACCATAAAAGAAACCCCAAGATTAAAAACCTACCTCTCTTATGGTTTTTCCTCCAAGGACTTTAAAAATACATCTTCCTTTTCCACAAACTCGGATCGGGATGGAAACAATCATCTTGCGAGTATCACCCAATCAGTGGGATTTGCTAAAACCGGA is a window of Nitrospiria bacterium DNA encoding:
- a CDS encoding tetratricopeptide repeat protein; amino-acid sequence: MACAENILKIIAQTVYRNLLMNSLRSLSSLIVLFGSIIFTPLSSHAQENQAAPPLLGYDLYLSKGVSALNQKKYSQAIQDLTEALREKTNDLDATYYLGVALNKAGRNQEAETNLKKVLKLDPSYGRAHFNLGIVEYELKKYPDALQNLQQAEKEDPGNPLIPYYQGLTYHHRGDYERSSPKFLRAAVLAPDLGLTAHYYAGVGFYHRGLVEEARDELQEVVRIDPASEVARSAQEFLKNLEPHKKKAKPWDVTLSTAYQYDSNVVLLPGGSPLPTGISQQHDHRFVIFGRGGYRIFERSQWSGGASYDFYQSFHTELNAFNVQNHGGSAFVQYHQKRWQLRIPYKFNFALVDGDSFLLSHTIKPLLTIKETPRLKTYLSYGFSSKDFKNTSSFSTNSDRDGNNHLASITQSVGFAKTGRIRMGYTYDRELTGDSPTQDDWDYQGHKFFGALRLPPFNGLTFDMGIDYTHQDYKHPNSSSPTQSEREDKIQTYNANLAKTLGKWVTATVQYIYDKNDSNLPVFDYDRHIVSVIFSGAF